Part of the Nitrosopumilus piranensis genome is shown below.
ACATCCAGAATACCTACGAGACCCAAAAATGTTTTCTGAAGCAATTAAAGGGGCAACTGCGATTACTGATCATGGAGAAAGAAAACGGGCAATGGATGAACCATGTGTTGTAATTTCACCTGCAGGGATGTTGGTAGGAGGAAATGCAGTTTTCTACTTGCAACATCTTGCATTTGATGATAAAAATGGAATAGCCCTTGTGTCATATCAAGGAGAAGGTACTCCTGGTAAAAAATTACTAGAAACAGGAAAGGTTTCAGCTAGAGGAAAAGACATCAGTGTAACTGCCCAAGTAAAACAATTTGAGTTTTCAGGTCATGCAGACAGAAATGAATTATTTGATATGATTAAAAAAATAAAAGGTAATCCCAAAGTATTGACAGTACACGGAGATTCTGAATCTTGTGATTCATTTGCACAAGAAATACATGAAAAGTTTGGATTAGAAGCATATTCTCCTGCAGTTAATGAAGAAATTGCTGTGTGAAATGCAAATAAAACAAACAATAGATGTAGAAAATTCAATAAATAGTGGCCAAGTTTTTCTTTGGAGAAAAAATAATGATTTTTGGTACGGGGTTAATGGCCAAGATGTTCTTCAAATAAACAGTAATGGAAAAATAGAATCTTTGAAAAATAACAATACAGATTTTTTTAGAAATAAAGATAATTTTGATGAGATAATTAAATCCATTTCAAAAGATAAAACAGTGAAAACTGCTGTAGAAAAATTTGCAGGGTTACGAATCATAAACCAAGATCCTTTCCAATGCATAATTTCTTTTATTGTATCTTCTAATTCAAATATTCAAAAAATTAAAAAAAGTCTAGAAAACATATCAGAAAAATTTGGAGAGAGTATAGAATACAAAAATCAAGAGTTTTTTTTATTTCCTAATGCAGAAACAATATCTAAAATATCAATGAATGAAATTAAAAAATGTGGTGTTGGTTATCGTGCCAAATTTATAAAAGAAGCTGCAAAAATGATTTCATCACAAAAAATTGTAATTGAGGATTTGAAGACACTTAGTTATGTTGATGCAAAAAAGAAAATCTGTACCATCCCCGGAATAGGGAACAAAGTGGCAGATTGTATTTTGTTATTTTCTCTTGATAAATTAGAAGCATTTCCATTAGATAGATGGATGATTAGAATTTTAGAAAAATACTATTCAGATAAATTTCAACTATACACTAAAACAATTACAGAAAAACAATATGAAAGTCTACATGAAAAAATTGTAGATTATTTTGGCCCATATGCAGGATATGCACAACAATTTCTCTTTAAAATGGAAAGAGAGAATTACCAAAAAAAGTGGCTGTAAACCCTTAAAATGGTAATTAATTGCTAGGTTTTTGGGCCCATAGCTCAGCATGGATAGAGTGTTGGACTTCTAATCCAATGGTCAAGGGATCGAAGCCCTTTGGGCCCGCTTAACAAAATTATTTATTCTAACCTGAAGATGTGTCTTTTGTGAAAGATATCGAATTCAAATTGAACTCAACTGATATTCATCCAAATTCTGAAATTAAAGGAACAGTATCTGTTTCATATCCTGGAAGATATGACGGAGTGGTAATCAACACACAGATTTTGGATTCAAATGAGCATATTACTTACAAGTCATACAATGGAAAAACCATTTCAAATAATGTAGCAAGATTGTTTATCAACAAAGAGGTCATGGCAGACAATAAAGCAGAATTTACTGCACAGATAAAATTTGAACCAACTCAAGAGTATGAAGTAAAATTCAGAGCATCAATTATTGAGCAACATAAAGAAATTGAGAGCCAAATAATTTTTGCTAAATATTCTAGCTAGAATCTACTCTTTTCTACGATAATTGAGCCTTTCATCCATGGGTGTGGTTGGCAGTGATAGTGAACTTCCTGGGGTTCAGTAAATAGAAATTCATAGGTATCTCCAGGTTTTAGAACACCAGAAGAACCAAAGTCACCACTATAACCATCAGCATGTCTATGATCTGGAGTTACAGTATGTGCTGTATCATCATTGTTAATCCACTTTACATTATTTGTAAAGGTTAGTAGAACCGTAGGATTGTTTGGCACATAATTCTCATTTCCCTCAATAACAGCACCTGGAACTATTTCAATAATGAAAAATTCTTCTTCTGGATGCAAAATATGATCTGATACGGATGGTTTTGCCAAAGATTCTGGAAGATAAAATGAAGTGTAAAAGACAACAGTAGCAGACATGCCAACAATTAATGCAATTAATCCAATTCCATAAGCATGACTTGACGTTGGAGCACTCATAATTTTTTCACTCCATCTTGATCAGCGGTTCCAATATTTGAGTTATTATTTGCACCAACTCCTAAATCAGTTTGAGATTTTGGAGTAGGGATCTCAGGGGCCAACTCTTTTGGTTTTTCATCTGGTTTTGCATTATCTTCTGGAATTTCACTTTGCTCAGATGTTCCTTCAGGTTCAGCAAGTTTTGGTTTCTCATCTACCACTGGAACTGGAGGTGGTGGTGGAGCATTCTTTTGCTCGCTCAATCCATATCTATACACATGGAAGAATGCTGCAAAGACCAACAAGATAATTCCAATAAAGAATAATGAAACATTCTTCATTCCTGTTAAAGCCGCATTGTATGCTGCTATGTTTAAGAACACTTGGAATGCTAATAATGCAATAAGTACCCAATTAATCCATTTTTCAGAGAGATTGATTGTAGCTACCTTCTTTGGACCAGTACTTTTTGCTAACTTAGATTTTCTTTCTGCCTCATTTGCAAGTTTGATCATCATGTATGTGAATCCAAATCCTAGTGGTACCAACAAAATCATTACAGAGTAGAAGAATATTGGATCAATTACCAAACGTTCTACCAATGGAATGGATATATCAGGTGAAATATAGAAGCCCCAGTAAGTTGTGACCATTATTTGGGCAAGACTAGTAATTCCAAATGCAGTAATAATTGGTCTTTCCCTCCAAGAGAATTTTTTGTATCTATCAATGAATGGAATCAATACAAATGATATGATGAATATTAATGGCCAAAGCAGTCCCGTAACAAACTTGTCATATTGTGTCCTCATGAATGCGTAAATTCCAGTCAAATACCATTCAGGGACTGTAACACCAGGCGGTACCGTAGGCTCAAACTTGAATCCCATATCAATTGGGAATACACCACCTGTGATGAGAATGGCACCACCTATTGCCATTACCATAGGTACATCAAACACTAAGAATCGTGGGAAGTGAACTGCCATCAATCCAAGCATTACTATCGGTAACAAGAATACATGTTGTGCATAGAATCTCAGCACAAAGTCTGAGAATCCACTACCAAGCGCCGCGTCACGAATTGTCGGGCCTGCAACAGGAATCGAAGTTGTCAGAGACGCTGCAATACTAATTGCAAGTTCTGCTCTTTCACTAAAAATAACATCATAACCAGTAAATGCTTCTAAGATAGTAACAACACCTAAAATGACACCAGTCATCCACAAAACTTCATTTCTAATTTTGTATCGTCCACTAAAGTACTGATAATACATGTGAAGAACAGCTAAGAGGACCATAGCATTAGAACCATGATAGTGTATGTTTCTAATGTGGAAACCAAATGGGACCTCATCATTAATGAACTTGACACTATCCCATGCCCTATCTAATATCGGTTGATAGTAAAACATGAGCAGAGCTCCAGAAATTCCTAGAATAATAAACACAATGAATGTTAACATTCCCAAAAATCCAAATGGACTTACAAATCTTGCAGGAAATGAAAACTTGATTGCAGTAAAAATAGTTCTATCTACGCCATCCCATAACCAATAAAGGAATTCAACTACACCATTTCTTCTTTGCTCAAGCGAAACGGCCATATCCAATTACTCCATTATCATTTGCATTAAACTTTGGCGGTAAGATATACACCAATCCATCTGAATCAATTTCCAAAGTTAGTTTAGGTAAAGTGTTTGATGGTGCAGCCTGCACTGACGCAGGACCGACAAAAGCAGTTCCAGAAACTGGATCATACATACTTCCATGACAAGGACACTCTCCTCTTTTTCTTCCATCATCAGGCCAATATTTCCACAAACACCAAAGATGCAAACAAATCATACTAAAAGCTCTAAATGCAGAGACGTCATTTTTCCCACCACCTAATTCTTCAGGAAGTCTAATAAACTGCCATTTACGAAATGCTTCTGCATCAAGTGCAGCATCTCCTGTTGCAGGATATGTAATAACTTCAGCATGATTTATTGGAAAAGTGTTAACATTAGCTTGAGTGCCATCAGGTAAAATTACAGGGACTTTTTCAAGAGATGCCTGATTTGGGTTTGGCATGAAATTTCCAAATGGGACAAATGGAGCAAAAGCTAAACCAGTTCCTGCGGCACCCATCAACTTTAGAAAGTCTCTTCGGGATAATCCGGCAGACTTTTTCGTCCCCACCTCTGACATTCAAGCTGACGTACTCGCCAAATTGCTTATAAACCTTGTTCAGTTACTGGGTAAATTTTTGTCTAAGGATAAAGATAGAAACAATTCCGATCGCAATTCCTATTGCTATTCCTAGTGCTATTCCTAGTGCTATTCCTGTTACAAATAACGAGTCTGATTCTTTAGAAGAAACTATCACATCTTTTGGAGGGGATTCTTCTAGGATATTTTTAGATATATTTTCAGAAATTATTTTTGACTCAGTAGAAGGTATTGAACTTGTAATTATTTCTGTATTTTGAGGAATAATTTCAGTAGAAATATTTGTAAATTTAGCTACCAATGTGATTGGTTCAGTTGTGGAATTTCCTCCAAACAAGGTAGAATGTGTCAGTAGTGTATAAGTACCAGTTTGGTTAATTGGTACATGCAACACAGTTGATGTATCATCTTTGTTTTTTACTGGGAAAAATCCTCCACCCTGACTAAATGGAGTGTTACCTAACCAATCAAGTGATGGCCATCCAAGAAAATGACCAAAGACACCAGAAGGTACATTAGTTTGAATTATCTGGCCTAATGGATCCATAACAAATACAGCTAGATTTGTGTCATCACTAGTCCACGAAATTTCGATAGCTGCAGAGTTTACAAATTCGTTTTGTATGTCAAAATAAT
Proteins encoded:
- a CDS encoding DNA-3-methyladenine glycosylase 2, producing MKKLLCEMQIKQTIDVENSINSGQVFLWRKNNDFWYGVNGQDVLQINSNGKIESLKNNNTDFFRNKDNFDEIIKSISKDKTVKTAVEKFAGLRIINQDPFQCIISFIVSSNSNIQKIKKSLENISEKFGESIEYKNQEFFLFPNAETISKISMNEIKKCGVGYRAKFIKEAAKMISSQKIVIEDLKTLSYVDAKKKICTIPGIGNKVADCILLFSLDKLEAFPLDRWMIRILEKYYSDKFQLYTKTITEKQYESLHEKIVDYFGPYAGYAQQFLFKMERENYQKKWL
- a CDS encoding cupredoxin domain-containing protein, which encodes MSAPTSSHAYGIGLIALIVGMSATVVFYTSFYLPESLAKPSVSDHILHPEEEFFIIEIVPGAVIEGNENYVPNNPTVLLTFTNNVKWINNDDTAHTVTPDHRHADGYSGDFGSSGVLKPGDTYEFLFTEPQEVHYHCQPHPWMKGSIIVEKSRF
- a CDS encoding cytochrome b, translating into MAVSLEQRRNGVVEFLYWLWDGVDRTIFTAIKFSFPARFVSPFGFLGMLTFIVFIILGISGALLMFYYQPILDRAWDSVKFINDEVPFGFHIRNIHYHGSNAMVLLAVLHMYYQYFSGRYKIRNEVLWMTGVILGVVTILEAFTGYDVIFSERAELAISIAASLTTSIPVAGPTIRDAALGSGFSDFVLRFYAQHVFLLPIVMLGLMAVHFPRFLVFDVPMVMAIGGAILITGGVFPIDMGFKFEPTVPPGVTVPEWYLTGIYAFMRTQYDKFVTGLLWPLIFIISFVLIPFIDRYKKFSWRERPIITAFGITSLAQIMVTTYWGFYISPDISIPLVERLVIDPIFFYSVMILLVPLGFGFTYMMIKLANEAERKSKLAKSTGPKKVATINLSEKWINWVLIALLAFQVFLNIAAYNAALTGMKNVSLFFIGIILLVFAAFFHVYRYGLSEQKNAPPPPPVPVVDEKPKLAEPEGTSEQSEIPEDNAKPDEKPKELAPEIPTPKSQTDLGVGANNNSNIGTADQDGVKKL
- a CDS encoding twin-arginine translocation signal domain-containing protein, encoding MSEVGTKKSAGLSRRDFLKLMGAAGTGLAFAPFVPFGNFMPNPNQASLEKVPVILPDGTQANVNTFPINHAEVITYPATGDAALDAEAFRKWQFIRLPEELGGGKNDVSAFRAFSMICLHLWCLWKYWPDDGRKRGECPCHGSMYDPVSGTAFVGPASVQAAPSNTLPKLTLEIDSDGLVYILPPKFNANDNGVIGYGRFA